The following coding sequences lie in one Benincasa hispida cultivar B227 chromosome 6, ASM972705v1, whole genome shotgun sequence genomic window:
- the LOC120079714 gene encoding folylpolyglutamate synthase isoform X2, with translation MLDLEESMLQMKVIHVAGTKGKGSTCTFTESILRNYGFHTGLFTSPHLIDIRERFRLDGVDISEEKFLTYFWWCYNRLKEKTSEDVPMPHLFRFLALLAFKIFSDEQVDVAILEVGLGGTFDATNVVQAPVVCGIASLGYDHMELLGNTLGEIASEKAGIFKHGAPAFTVFQPDEAMRVLRDKASQLDVQLTTVSPLDPELLHGRKLGLEGEHQYLNAGLAIALSSTWLHRAGHSELSYVEQNRSLPEQFIEGLTTASFEGRAQIVPDKYIDVESPDDLVFYLDGAHSPESMEACGRWFSAAIRHNQPGNLNQSEDNATSSNKLQGYDNDEARKKSVQVLLFNCMSVRDPQLLLPPLIKMCANNGVNFKKALFVPNTSVFNKVGTHGLPETNGQVDLSWQFHLRRVWEKENTMQCVKGNDSKGTGVVLQEESEKSEVGGKNCENSTVFSSLPMAIKWLRDSVLQQNRSVRLQVLVTGSLHLVGDVLKLIK, from the exons GGATCTACTTGCACCTTTACTGAATCCATATTGCGTAATTATGGCTTCCACACGGGCCTTTTCACTTCTCCTCACCTTATTGATATCCGAGAAAGATTTCGTTTGGATGG CGTCGACATTAGTGAAGAGAAATTTTTAACCTATTTCTGGTGGTGTTATAATAGGTTAAAG gAAAAAACTAGTGAGGACGTACCAATGCCTCACTTGTTTCGCTTCCTTGCATTACTtgcattcaaaatattttcagatGAGCAG GTGGATGTAGCTATCTTGGAGGTTGGTTTGGGTGGAACTTTTGATGCTACCAATGTG GTCCAGGCACCCGTTGTGTGTGGTATAGCTTCTCTGGGTTATGACCACATGGAACTTCTTG GAAACACTCTTGGTGAGATAGCTTCAGAGAAAGCTGGTATCTTTAAG CATGGGGCTCCAGCTTTTACGGTATTTCAACCTGATGAAGCCATGCGTGTGCTTAGAGATAAGGCTTCGCAGTTGGAT GTACAACTTACAACAGTGTCGCCATTGGATCCCGAGCTACTTCATGGTCGTAAACTTGGGCTTGAAGGTGAGCACCAATATCTAAATGCTGGTCTTGCTATTGCCCTATCCTCCACTTGGCTTCACAGGGCTGGTCATTCTGAACTGTCATATGTGGAGCAGAAT AGGTCTTTGCCTGAGCAGTTCATAGAAGGGCTTACCACTGCCAGCTTTGAAGGGCGAGCGCAGATTGTTCCTGATAAATACATTGATGTTGAATCCCCAGACGAtcttgttttttatttggaTGGAGCCCATAGTCCCGAGAGCATGGAGGCTTGCGGTAGATGGTTTTCTGCTGCAATAAGACATAACCAGCCAGGAAATTTAAATCAGTCGGAGGATAATGCTACATCTTCAAATAAACTTCAAGGATATGATAACGATGAAGCAAGGAAGAAATCTGTACAG GTGCTATTGTTCAATTGTATGTCTGTGCGAGATCCACAATTGCTTCTCCCACCTCTGATCAAAATGTGCGCAAATAATG GTGTCAACTTCAAGAAAGCACTCTTTGTTCCAAATACATCAGTCTTTAACAAGGTTGGAACCCATGGTTTACCAGAAACAAATGGGCAAGTTGACCTTTCTTGGCAGTTCCATCTTCGAAGGGTATGGGAAAAGGAAAACACCATGCAATGTGTCAAAG GAAATGATTCTAAAGGGACTGGTGTTGTACTTCAAGAAGAAAGTGAAAAATCAGAAGTGGGTGGTAAGAATTGTGAGAATAGCACAGTGTTTTCTTCTCTCCCAATGGCTATTAAATGGCTCCGGGATAGTGTCTTGCAGCAGAATCGGTCCGTTCGACTTCAG gTTCTTGTAACTGGTTCCTTACATCTTGTGGGAGATGTGTTGAAATTAATCAAATGA
- the LOC120079714 gene encoding folylpolyglutamate synthase isoform X3 has product MPHLFRFLALLAFKIFSDEQVDVAILEVGLGGTFDATNVVQAPVVCGIASLGYDHMELLGNTLGEIASEKAGIFKHGAPAFTVFQPDEAMRVLRDKASQLDVQLTTVSPLDPELLHGRKLGLEGEHQYLNAGLAIALSSTWLHRAGHSELSYVEQNRSLPEQFIEGLTTASFEGRAQIVPDKYIDVESPDDLVFYLDGAHSPESMEACGRWFSAAIRHNQPGNLNQSEDNATSSNKLQGYDNDEARKKSVQVLLFNCMSVRDPQLLLPPLIKMCANNGVNFKKALFVPNTSVFNKVGTHGLPETNGQVDLSWQFHLRRVWEKENTMQCVKGNDSKGTGVVLQEESEKSEVGGKNCENSTVFSSLPMAIKWLRDSVLQQNRSVRLQVLVTGSLHLVGDVLKLIK; this is encoded by the exons ATGCCTCACTTGTTTCGCTTCCTTGCATTACTtgcattcaaaatattttcagatGAGCAG GTGGATGTAGCTATCTTGGAGGTTGGTTTGGGTGGAACTTTTGATGCTACCAATGTG GTCCAGGCACCCGTTGTGTGTGGTATAGCTTCTCTGGGTTATGACCACATGGAACTTCTTG GAAACACTCTTGGTGAGATAGCTTCAGAGAAAGCTGGTATCTTTAAG CATGGGGCTCCAGCTTTTACGGTATTTCAACCTGATGAAGCCATGCGTGTGCTTAGAGATAAGGCTTCGCAGTTGGAT GTACAACTTACAACAGTGTCGCCATTGGATCCCGAGCTACTTCATGGTCGTAAACTTGGGCTTGAAGGTGAGCACCAATATCTAAATGCTGGTCTTGCTATTGCCCTATCCTCCACTTGGCTTCACAGGGCTGGTCATTCTGAACTGTCATATGTGGAGCAGAAT AGGTCTTTGCCTGAGCAGTTCATAGAAGGGCTTACCACTGCCAGCTTTGAAGGGCGAGCGCAGATTGTTCCTGATAAATACATTGATGTTGAATCCCCAGACGAtcttgttttttatttggaTGGAGCCCATAGTCCCGAGAGCATGGAGGCTTGCGGTAGATGGTTTTCTGCTGCAATAAGACATAACCAGCCAGGAAATTTAAATCAGTCGGAGGATAATGCTACATCTTCAAATAAACTTCAAGGATATGATAACGATGAAGCAAGGAAGAAATCTGTACAG GTGCTATTGTTCAATTGTATGTCTGTGCGAGATCCACAATTGCTTCTCCCACCTCTGATCAAAATGTGCGCAAATAATG GTGTCAACTTCAAGAAAGCACTCTTTGTTCCAAATACATCAGTCTTTAACAAGGTTGGAACCCATGGTTTACCAGAAACAAATGGGCAAGTTGACCTTTCTTGGCAGTTCCATCTTCGAAGGGTATGGGAAAAGGAAAACACCATGCAATGTGTCAAAG GAAATGATTCTAAAGGGACTGGTGTTGTACTTCAAGAAGAAAGTGAAAAATCAGAAGTGGGTGGTAAGAATTGTGAGAATAGCACAGTGTTTTCTTCTCTCCCAATGGCTATTAAATGGCTCCGGGATAGTGTCTTGCAGCAGAATCGGTCCGTTCGACTTCAG gTTCTTGTAACTGGTTCCTTACATCTTGTGGGAGATGTGTTGAAATTAATCAAATGA